The nucleotide sequence CTTTTCCTTGACAAagcttttgaaataaaaaaaatctatttataatgtaatcacTTTGTAATTTACAACTACATTgtaatttacaattacttCTCTCacaatatgattaaaattaaaattaaatttacaagtcattaattttttctcagtattactattgttttaaaaaattacctaCCATAAGCtactgttatataaaaaagaaaataaaaaaataaataaacttttaactcTAAATGTTTATACATCCATTTCTaatcttgattaaatttttaataattccttatttttttttttttttatttccattctttgataacttatatttaatctttattattcaaaataattcctatttaataaaatataatactttaaaaaaaaaattctactacttctattttgtaataattctaaGCAAAGCATAAGTcataatgtattaaatcatttctCGTACCTTCACAGACTTGTCTCCGGTGCGATGGGCTCGCCGGAAGTCGTCGAGCTCCGAGTCGGAGAGGAACTGCTACAACGTGCAGACGTCGCAGGTGACCACCGAGCGGAGTCCCACCAAGAAGAACAAAAAGAGAATCCAGAAAGAGAGGCGGAGGGTATGCGAGAAACGAAACCCGTTGTTGGACCGCGTGAAAAATACCAGGTTGAGCTTCTTCAAGGATCGAGATTCGGACGAGGAGGAGCAAGAAGAGGACGAAGAGCCGGAGAAGCTGCAATTTCGTTCCATGTGCGAGTTGAACCAGCACAGCCTCACCAGAAACGAGTTTCGTAGATCGGTCTGTGAATCAGATTTGAAAGAGATcatcgaggaggagaaaacTCAGGCAAAGAGGAAAAGACGGTCGAAATCGCAGAGCAGATTACCTCATCGAAAGCAGCAGGAGGATCGCTCCTCGTTCCTGGGTCTGCGATCATCCGCTGGCCAGAAGATGGCGACTTTGTCCGACGACATAATCGAGGAAACCGTAGGTCAACAGAATCGAAGGTGGCGGAAGAGTAGAGAGTTCGTTCAGGATCATCAGACACCGAGACGGTCGTCCATGGATCACGTTCTAGAAGGTTCTACCAGCACCGAGGATGCAACGTTCAAAGATGGCTCTCAGTTTGACAGTATAACACCGTCGAGCTGTTTGGCAGCCAAGTTTCGGGCAATGCAGGACAAGTATCTGAAAAGTTCCACCAGCAAGTTAATAGCGAAGATCTACAAGAAGGAGGGTAAGgacaaggaaagaagaagactGAGGAGTTTCTCGTACGGCACTTTGCCCGGCCTCGAGGAGCTCAGAACGAATCCCCTTTACGAGGAACAGGATCAGGATGACAACGATTCCGGTATCCTGGACAACGACTCCGCCACCAGCTCTTTGCTCGACGACAGGTGCAGCAGTAGCGCCTCTGGACTGTTAACCACGCTCAACGATTCGTCCTTGAATTCACCACCCCAGTTACCACCGAGGAAACCTTCGTCCTCCATCGTGGACGTTGAAAGAACAGCGAAGATGTTCTCCAGTTTGGACGTCTATTGTGGAAGGAACGAGGGGAGAGGTTGCAGAAAGGACATGTCCAGGTTTAACGCTCTTGAAGATTCCTCGAGCCAGATCTGTCAAGCTGCGAACAACGAACTGATAGATCGACAGGATCGTGACAGCTCGAAATTGTCCGAAGAGAAGAACGTGATCGAGAGGTTGAACAGTAAAGACTGTTTAAGGTCGGAGAACTATCAAAGCTCCAGGCTTTCTGTTATCAGGAACAGGTCTTACACCACGGAGACGATGGTCGTGAAGCTTCCTAGAGAGAGTTCGGATCAGTGTCTGGGCATCTTCATCGCGAAAACAGCGGAATCCAGTCCCGGTTACCTGGTGGCTCATGTAGTGCCTAATGGGTTGGCCGATAAAGAAGGCACTTTGAGGATAGGCGACGAAATTTTGATAGTTAATGGGAAGAGGCTACGAGGGTTGAGCATGGCCGAGGCTAGGAAGATTCTTGGAAGCGGAAATGGACCTGGCGACGTGGACATCGTCGTCTCCAGGTACTCGGCTGTTGACCAGTCCCCTAAGAAGCTGACAGAGAGCAGCGTTGACTACGAGAACGTTCATATGGAGAATGGCCACGGTGTCATCGTGGAGAATTCACCTGGTACGCACTTCAGAAAACATCAGACGAAGCATCATCGGGACAGGAAGAACGAGTGTAACAGGACTGGCTCCTCGGATAAGGCTGTCGTGGAGAATGGTACGAGCTCtcaaaatgtttcgaatttttgcaCGCTGCCAAGGAGGCCTAGGAACACCGTCTCGACGTTCCTCACCGTCGTGTTTCAGAAGGGTCCTGGAAAGAAATCGCTGGGATTCACTATTGTGGGTGGAAGCGATAGTCCTAAGGGAAGCATCGGtgagtaatttattttcaattatatataacaacgatattattaagattaagattcacgtgagaaatgaaaatttttcgagattcaatgataataataatgaaagggaaatgaaatgaaaacatttcatatctataaaaaatttctactgattttttttttttaaataatatggataattataattgtattttctgTTATGTTTCCATTTGTGCGTTTCACATATTTGTTTCATCTATAAAAGAAtgtttacattattttctacCTTCAATCTATGCTATGTATTGTTTGTTGTATATAAGATTAACAGTAACTATTTTGggggataaataattaatattgtataaatttggtATAGGTACTAATATGTTAAATCCATGCTAATATTAAagactaatataatattaattttaaagctaGTTTTCATCAACGTGctatcttaatttaaatgcAGTAAAAATGTTTAACAACTATTATCTATTATGCAAGGCAACGTCGTTAATATtcgttgtttaatattattatagcgtattaaatgaattaattatttaactaattcaaaaataaaatatatgatacattacatatatattctaataataatatattctttaagctgatttaaattaatgttaaaactaataaataattaaatttgctttacaataatttttttaaaaagatttaaatttttaacaagattAAAGCGACACTATACTTTACTATAATTACttgttattcaatttatatttaatctcaaattatgtaactatattaaaaatgtttaaagctatatataatattattgttaaatttcaaaaatgctAACACAATATATCTAGAAATCTATCTCAAGTTTCTAATGATTAGATgtatcaaaaatttccaaaacttCAACATTCGTTAACATTTCACTTTGACGAAaatctttttaacttttttaaaattattctacataAACTAGaacaataaataacattataaacacttaaatattaatctagtGTTAAACATTTCAATTCTGGCAACTCACCTGAAATTAACATAAGTATCTTAAACTTAACGATTAaacatattcaatattcataaacaatatttcttcttctcaacatttcaatatcaaaatactcaaaaacaaaataactttataaatattataaatattataaaccttaacattatttatatcgtttatacTATCGCATTTCAACTTGTTTAAACTTTCAACacgatagaatattataataacttgcaaaaatttcaaaatttctccctCGTTTCTATGTATTAtcctaaatattatatactttgacAAAATACTTTAAACCTCTTTTCAAAACTtgcaaaaacatatatatttaacatttcgttaaatatctaaatttaaattgtattacttTGAATGGAATACAAAATCttcaattgtaaattaaataactcttaaaattgaatacttgcacaagtatttatataaaatataaaatccctaacattaatattaatacaaacgatcaaaattcattcattgCAACACAATCTCTCAATCAGTACAATAGTatcattcatataattaaaatgatcaaaaatcCTCATCCCTATCTAAATCCCTTCAACCCCTCATCCTAatctaatttcaaaaagaattcgTTGCTCCAAAAATGATTTCCAAATAACCTGACCAAATAAAGatatcgattttcgaaatgcttgctttctatttttctcgcGAAGCGGTACTCTTCGTGGACGCGCACGTTTAATGGTCGACCCGAGCAGAAATAGCTTAGAAACACGGACGTCGATTTCCCGGCACAACGTTTACAAGCTCGCCTCTTGTCGATAAATTGCCTCCGCGTGTATACAAGCGGTCTCGAGTTTTACGCGCTCGTTACGCTACGATCCTAGAAAGAGCGTGGAACTTGCGTTTCGTAAGCACGCATCTGGAGTATCGGCGCGAGCTTCGAGTTGTTTTACATTCGTGTAAAATGAAGGAGGGAGAGGTATATGCGTGGATGTAGTTCGCCTCTTGAACGATGAAGAGGAGGATCGCCGTGAAATCGTTCGAGCTAGTTTAGAGTCGAGAAAAGTTTTGGAGGGTTTGGAAGTGTTTGGTTTAGTTTctgtaatgtatatatatatttttttttagagagagaggagaaggaattgataagagagagagagagaattgatTGCTTGGATTTTAatactttgaattattatttatattgaaatgatgTAATGAGTTGAATATGATTATGGGACAGGAAAATAcaaggaagaaattatttatatttaaattgttaagataaatttgattcgcggtaattcattgatttaatgtttaaattaggaatagattttaatatagttcaaagtatttaattcatatacgataatatattgtaaagaattaaatttgtgtAAGAGATGGAGATCAAGCGGATACAGCGCGGAgacaacgatttaaaaaattaattttgagagCATGACGAATTAGATGGTTaagatattatgattttattcattttaatttcattaggaatatttcttttttaaaatacattcttttaaaaataaattatagtatcATAGAATCGtccatttaaattttgcattatcaaattaatttaaaaaaagaagatttttaaattttattttttcgtgcTAGATAAAGAtgcaataattcaaataaaagaaataataatatttatcttgtttgaaaatacataatttatcacTATCGTcgctaaaacaaaaatatggaaattaaattttaaaataaaacttattcaaAGCACAATCTTCCTCGCaattcaattcattaaaattctcaTAATGATACAAAACAAAATCTGAATCTTCTAAATTCtagaattctaaattttaattgttataaaaattttttctacaaattacaaattgttaCGTTAAACACTACATTGTCAGAGCTTGtctataaagtttatttattataatactattcaatttcatcaaatcaatatgttaataaattatctgcgagtaaataattaataattatcacgttaataatatttctttatcgaaTTCATTTCGATTAATCGTTGCTTAGTTTCCTTCCTTTAATCCATAACGCTAtactattctatataattatgtttgtTACAggtatctttataaaatcggTATTGCCAGGGGGGCAAGCCGCAGAAGATGGCCGTTTGCGAGCAGGTGACGAGATTTTGGCAGTGAATGGCCACGTCTGTCACGACTTGACCCATAGAAAGGCCGTTCAGCTTTTCCGTAATATCAAAACTGGACCGGTTGCTTTGCACCTTTGTAGACGCATTAAAAATAAGGAACTACAGTGAGTACGGCAGTGTTATCCTGTTGCATAGTTTTACACAACTTAACATTAGatgattgtattaaaaaaaaaaggaaaaaagaaagttgaattaaaagaatgtatattataaaattgtatattagatATTCTCGTATTGATTATGTAAAAGTAATAGGATTAATCAtactaatttttcaattttaaaaagtaaaatatttaaaatagatataaaattaaattgtttttcaaaaactatgttttcaagaaaaatttaatcaaaagaaaattgaatctttatttaaaaagttttatctaatatcttttgattttatttttcttatatatttccagaatattcttagtttttttattttacgataaacGTATAGtagaatattccaaaaatgtgaatatttatctgaaatataattatatcgttttaatatttatttcaataatatatttaataattgaatccaAACTTTTACATAATCAACacgaaacatatatatatattaattatttaattatataacatattaaacttttaaaataaaaatgggattttaaatattaataatattaataattctttatacttttttttttcaggacgACAAAGGCTAAGTCGTGCGCAGACCTTCTACTCGTCGACGCGTGAAGAAAATCTGTATAAGAAGATtgtaaaaacgaagaaaatatttccgtGACCGTTGTAAAAATGAATTCGGGACCTGTacatattgtaaatttgtaaaatctcttgaaataaaactattatttaataactatCGAAAAATTACGTTGTCGATCGTTTCGCATCATTTTCTTTCGCAAACAACAGATTCCTCAAACACCTTAAAATTACGACCTCTTTATTGtcctctataataataataataataataataataataataatagtaataatagtaataataataataaaaataataataataaaagaaattgcatACAATAAATTCACGCTGTTTCAACGTACCTGTATAAAATCTTATAgtcatgataataatataatagaataataaaaataatataataataatagtcaataagaatcaataataataataataataataaccatTTGATAATAAACTTAATCATTACGCAATTGCGACACcgcgttaaataaattaattaaaacaaacatcAAAGATCAAAGATTCGTTCTGATAGACTAGAATCCTAAAACTTCGTATGCAGCGAACATTAGGTCGcttaaaatcgattcgaaagagCACTTCCGGTGGGCAGATTCGTCCACGTTGCCTCCTTCTCAGCATGGCGCGGATTTTTGCGTACTTTTTGGATACCTGTAACacacaaaatttattctcttgtagaataattaattttgtaacgttatatatttggaaaattatttattaccaaTGACCATCCATTTTCATATTGATGTTAAATGATTCTacgattctttatattaattatttatgtgcTAAAGatccaaaattattaacgtaaaattatattttatacgaggatactatttttaataaaaattaatttatttataaagttaattattacTCATTTGCTATAGAATTGTAAtggtattgaaaaatattaatgtgatGAGTTTTGTTTAATACCTGTGTCTCCTTGTGATTTCTAACTCGACAGGACCTTCCCTTACTGCCTTGAACAATTCGATTACTTCTTGATGAGTATAACCACGCAGCACTTTTCcgtttaaacttaaaatttcgTCACCTGgaacaaaaattcgaatattgtaTTAGTTAAATACattcgaagaagaattagAGAATCGAATTGATTAAACGATGCTctgttaacaaaaatttatatatttttatatataaattttttttatattttatttatatatttataaatcatcaatttgatattattaatttaaataaaacaactagaatatgaatatacatttacaaaaaaattcaaagatagaAAACATGCTCaacttatgtaaaaaatacataagatatcaacaaatttctattcgagattatttcattaatcatacttgattatcaaaatatcaataaatctaATCTCTGTCCATCAACTTTTCCattcgtttcgatctttaaaATCGATCTTTCAAACAATACGTCAACACCCTATATACCTTGTCAATCATAATTCGAGGATCCAAGAAACAAATCTCGTTCGACTCGAACGTTTCCAATTTTGGAACAGCTCGAACGGGGGCTTAGCCTTTTGGCAGCAGGCGAAGATGCATCGATCCTGTACTTATGCAACCGAAACGGCCGACGGCCCGTTATGCAAGCATGCGGCAGGGTGCAGTGGCACGAGGAAACCACGGACGTTCGCGTGCTCGTAAAAAGTGTCAGGATCGGTTGAAACTCGAAACGCGTTGCGTGAAACCTGCCTATAGAACGTGTTGCCGCCTACCGCGTCGGGAGCCATCGCAAAAATCGCGTAGAAGACAGGGACGACACGCGTGTGCGcgaaattcgattcgacgTCGACATCGCGGCTTTTCTTCCACGAGGAAACTTCCTCTTTGATCgaacctttctttttttctcttaaaaaaaaaaaaaaaaatttgttgtcgAGCATCTATAGttgtctcttttttctttctttctaatcaAAACGTTCTTTTCTaacatctattttaataattgggaGAGCCTCAATTCACAATTATAAAactcgaaaatttcgatcgaatatcaTTTAAACAGGACAACATCAAATATACTTATAAGATTCGAAGAAAACTGGTTcgactattatatttatatacaaaaccaCACTCAATCTCTTTCCAAAGAAGAACCATCAACAAACAGACATTCCAAACAAATCCAAATTCTCGagtgtttattaaaatcttctatttccaatcgatcgatcaaattcAATTCTCCATCCCGTTTTCTCCACAAAACGAGCATAATCGCGAGTTCCATTTAGCTTGGCAACGAAGAGAGCGACAGAAAAGATCCCGTTGATGAGGCTGACGGGGCCGAGCCAAGTGGCGTGCTGTTATAAAAGGCGGGAAAAGAAAGAGt is from Apis mellifera strain DH4 linkage group LG2, Amel_HAv3.1, whole genome shotgun sequence and encodes:
- the LOC100578420 gene encoding uncharacterized protein LOC100578420 isoform X1 gives rise to the protein MRWFRGHAEAPKLLSLSPLQADEDLDGASYHFHAASQYRDLSPVRWARRKSSSSESERNCYNVQTSQVTTERSPTKKNKKRIQKERRRVCEKRNPLLDRVKNTRLSFFKDRDSDEEEQEEDEEPEKLQFRSMCELNQHSLTRNEFRRSVCESDLKEIIEEEKTQAKRKRRSKSQSRLPHRKQQEDRSSFLGLRSSAGQKMATLSDDIIEETVGQQNRRWRKSREFVQDHQTPRRSSMDHVLEGSTSTEDATFKDGSQFDSITPSSCLAAKFRAMQDKYLKSSTSKLIAKIYKKEGKDKERRRLRSFSYGTLPGLEELRTNPLYEEQDQDDNDSGILDNDSATSSLLDDRCSSSASGLLTTLNDSSLNSPPQLPPRKPSSSIVDVERTAKMFSSLDVYCGRNEGRGCRKDMSRFNALEDSSSQICQAANNELIDRQDRDSSKLSEEKNVIERLNSKDCLRSENYQSSRLSVIRNRSYTTETMVVKLPRESSDQCLGIFIAKTAESSPGYLVAHVVPNGLADKEGTLRIGDEILIVNGKRLRGLSMAEARKILGSGNGPGDVDIVVSRYSAVDQSPKKLTESSVDYENVHMENGHGVIVENSPGTHFRKHQTKHHRDRKNECNRTGSSDKAVVENGTSSQNVSNFCTLPRRPRNTVSTFLTVVFQKGPGKKSLGFTIVGGSDSPKGSIGIFIKSVLPGGQAAEDGRLRAGDEILAVNGHVCHDLTHRKAVQLFRNIKTGPVALHLCRRIKNKELQTTKAKSCADLLLVDA
- the LOC100578420 gene encoding uncharacterized protein LOC100578420 isoform X2, with the translated sequence MTNNVWYDRTLYDANDSKTIVDIHQFLKYLSPVRWARRKSSSSESERNCYNVQTSQVTTERSPTKKNKKRIQKERRRVCEKRNPLLDRVKNTRLSFFKDRDSDEEEQEEDEEPEKLQFRSMCELNQHSLTRNEFRRSVCESDLKEIIEEEKTQAKRKRRSKSQSRLPHRKQQEDRSSFLGLRSSAGQKMATLSDDIIEETVGQQNRRWRKSREFVQDHQTPRRSSMDHVLEGSTSTEDATFKDGSQFDSITPSSCLAAKFRAMQDKYLKSSTSKLIAKIYKKEGKDKERRRLRSFSYGTLPGLEELRTNPLYEEQDQDDNDSGILDNDSATSSLLDDRCSSSASGLLTTLNDSSLNSPPQLPPRKPSSSIVDVERTAKMFSSLDVYCGRNEGRGCRKDMSRFNALEDSSSQICQAANNELIDRQDRDSSKLSEEKNVIERLNSKDCLRSENYQSSRLSVIRNRSYTTETMVVKLPRESSDQCLGIFIAKTAESSPGYLVAHVVPNGLADKEGTLRIGDEILIVNGKRLRGLSMAEARKILGSGNGPGDVDIVVSRYSAVDQSPKKLTESSVDYENVHMENGHGVIVENSPGTHFRKHQTKHHRDRKNECNRTGSSDKAVVENGTSSQNVSNFCTLPRRPRNTVSTFLTVVFQKGPGKKSLGFTIVGGSDSPKGSIGIFIKSVLPGGQAAEDGRLRAGDEILAVNGHVCHDLTHRKAVQLFRNIKTGPVALHLCRRIKNKELQTTKAKSCADLLLVDA